One genomic window of Plasmodium falciparum 3D7 genome assembly, chromosome: 10 includes the following:
- a CDS encoding TFIIH basal transcription factor complex helicase XPB subunit, putative — MMNSLKDSSNYSPNLSHTRGSRKRSDIFNENYYAKNLKRRKLKAAKKLKDSTNGEFTKKVKKQLKDYYEMRFDKKVINLPFSTDSINIQQRGFHDYSKDMKLKKNHMNKPLWICSDGFIYLEMFNSCSKQASDFLITIAEPICRPELIHEFQLTIFSLYAAISVGITLDELLINLDKFSKNVLPNELISNITKSAESFGKVKLVLRENKYYIEATNKSELDYLLNNDTIQNARIYSTDNNNDKNMISLYNLNNRHRDNNKNDNKNNNDDNNNIDKTTSNLLNEDQKGKDCYVTYEAPVLDTTQLGFKISESEKQLMMEEKKHANLNANENSTNSAEVYSFEVNCDKIEEVKQEALQTMQRPLLMEYDFRRDKKNPNLICSLKSHVQIRYYQEKALRKMFSNGRSRSGIIVLPCGVGKTLTGITAASTIKKSALFLTTSAVAVEQWKKQFEDFTNIHPRHIRILTSDYKLDLWPINEAGVLISTYTMLSYSGKRSEQSLRIVNDIRRREWGLLVFDEVQFAPAPSFRRINDIVKSHCKLGLTATLVREDLLIRDLHWIIGPKLYEANWVELQNKGFLAKALCKEIWCSMPCSFYKYYLKSNSFIKRRLYTCNPRKLMMCEYLIKYHEQNNDKIIVFSDNIFALLHIAKTLNKPFIYGKLSPIERIAIINKFKHDSSINTILLSKVGDNAIDIPIANVVIQISFNFASRRQEAQRLGRIIRPKNKANEKKNINDPDSFFYSLVSKDTIEMCYSDKRQRFLINQGYAYNVLSDNIVDFNKLNLVYKNKKIQENLLKCILASTDDGNMDEDDDLFEDQSFKKDNTKVNKTNSNILLNKKEDSLKKIDNTTGGLLKLSSNMDVTFADKKKIPTKKFADKHILFRKFLSQNK, encoded by the exons ATGATGAATAGTTTGAAGGATTCATCTAATTATAGCCCCAATTTGTCTCATACAAGAGGTTCAAGGAAAAGATCAGATATTTTTAATGAGAATTATTATgcaaaaaatttaaaaagacGTAAATTGAAGGCTGCCAAgaaatt AAAAGATAGCACAAATGGAGAATTTACAAAAAAGgtaaaaaaacaattaaaaGATTATTATGAAATGCGATTTGATAAAAAGGTAATAAACTTACCATTTAGCACAGATTCGATAAATATACAACAAAGAGGTTTTCATGATTATAGTAAAgatatgaaattaaaaaagaatcaTATGAATAAGCCCTTGTGGATATGTTCAGAtggatttatatatttagaaaTGTTTAATAGTTGTAGTAAGCAAGCATCtgattttttaataacaataGCTGAACCAATATGTAGACCAGAATTAATTCATGAATTTCAATTAACGATTTTCTCTTTATATGCTGCAATATCAGTTGGTATAACACTTGatgaattattaattaatttagaTAAATTTTCTAAAAATGTTTTACCCAATGAATTAATATCTAATATCACAAAAAGTGCTGAATCGTTTGGAAAAGTAAAATTAGTGTTAAGGGAAAATAAGTATTATATAGAAGCAACAAACAAATCAGAGTtagattatttattaaataatgatacaaTACAAAATGCAAGAATATATTCTactgataataataatgataaaaatatgataagtTTGTATAATTTGAATAATAGGCATAgagataataacaaaaatgataataaaaataataacgatgataataataatatagacaAAACTACaagtaatttattaaatgaagaccaaaaaggaaaagattGCTACGTAACGTATGAGGCCCCAGTGTTGGATACAACACAGTTAG GATTTAAAATTAGCGAAAGTGAAAAACAACTTATGATGGAAGAAAAGAAACATGCGAATTTAAATGCAAACGAGAATTCAACAAATTCTGCAGAAGTATATTCTTTTGAAGTAAATTGCGATAAGATAGAAGAAGTAAAACAAGAAGCATTGCAAACAATGCAAAGACCCTTATTAATGGAATATGATTTTAGAAGGGATAAGAAGAATCCAAATTTAATATGTTCTTTAAAGAGTCATGTTCAGATAAGATATTATCAAGAAAAGGCACTGAGGAAAATGTTTAGTAATGGTAGAAGTCGTTCAGGTATAATAGTGTTACCTTGTGGTGTAGGTAAAACATTAACCGGTATAACTGCAGCAAGTACTATTAAAAAGTCTGCTTTATTTTTAACAACATCAGCTGTGGCTGTAGAACAATGGAAGAAACAATTTGAAGATTTCACAAATATCCATCCGAGACATATTAGAATATTAACATCAGATTATAAATTAGATTTATGGCCGATTAATGAAGCAGGTGTATTAATATCAACATATACTATGCTTTCTTATTCAGGAAAAAGAAGTGAGCAAAGTTTAAGAATAGTAAATGATATAAGAAGAAGAGAATGGGGTTTATTAGTTTTTGATGAAGTACAATTTGCTCCAGCTCCATCATTTAGACGAATAAATGATATTGTAAAATCACATTGTAAACTTGGTTTAACAGCTACCTTAGTAAGAGAGGATTTATTGATTCGAGATTTACATTGGATTATTGGTCCTAAATTATATGAAGCTAATTGGGTAGAATTACAGAATAAAGGTTTTTTAGCAAAGGCCTTATGTAAGGAAATATGGTGTAGTATGCCATGTtcgttttataaatattatttaaaatcaaatagttttattaaaagaagacTATATACATGTAACCCTAGAAAATTAATGATGTgtgaatatttaataaaatatcatgaacagaataatgataaaattattgtttttagtgataatatatttgctTTATTACATATAGCTAAAACTTTAAATAAACCATTTATATATGGTAAACTATCACCGATTGAAAGAATAgcaattattaataaatttaaacatGACTCTTCAATTAATACCATATTATTAAGTAAAGTAGGAGATAATGCTATTGATATACCCATAGCAAATGTTGTTATACAAATTTCCTTCAATTTTGCTTCAAGAAGACAAGAAGCTCAAAGATTAGGAAGAATTATTCGACCAAAAAATAAAgctaatgaaaaaaaaaatattaatgatcctgattcctttttttatagttTAGTAAGTAAAGATACAATCGAAATGTGTTATTCTGATAAAAGACAAAGATTTCTTATTAACCAAGGATATGCTTATAATGTGCTTAGTGATAATATTGTCGATTTTAATAAACTTAATTtggtttataaaaataaaaaaattcaagAAAATTTGCTCAAATGTATTTTGGCTAGTACGGATGATGGAAATATGGATGAGGATGATGATTTATTTGAAGACCAGTCTTTTAAGAAAGATAATACTAAAGTTAATAAGACCaattcaaatattttattaaataaaaaagaggattcattaaaaaaaatagataataCTACAGGAggattattaaaattatcatcAAATATGGATGTAACATTTgctgataaaaaaaaaatacccaCAAAAAAGTTTGCAGATAAGCATATACTTTTTAGAAAATTTCTAAGtcaaaataaatga
- a CDS encoding enhancer of rudimentary homolog, putative, which yields MNAGYSDVVLLVQFSQKIESRTFVEYKSLKLALNGICQLYEQAIKENDPSVQRITYNMNDLFLYIDNIPKITILLFHTPTFSYKPHDKIWIKQKLVDHIKDQIGK from the exons atgaatgcaGGATATAGTGACGTTGTTCTATTAGTTCAATTTTCACAAAAAATTGAAAGTAGAACATTTGTTGAGTACAAATCCTTAAAATTAGCTTTAAATG GAATATGCCAGCTATATGAACAGGccataaaagaaaatgatccTTCGGTTCAAAGAATTACTTATAATATGAACgacttatttttatatattgataatatcccaaaaattacaatattact atttCATACACCTACATTTAGCTACAAACCTCATGATAAGATATGGATAAAACAGAAATTGGTTGACCATATTAAAGATCAAAttggaaaataa
- a CDS encoding dynein intermediate chain, putative: MKNKNILHTDKKDKYIEPKENIKKKKEEIKKNEITKKHEINKKKLDIDTKNKTDSDYKNKRDKEGVENKYVSNEIKYKTTDTDKKNNQLKNSILFDVHITNKDVETKGDTKISQTDVNSFIRTFFQTFLFSAVNLKIDKDVKHMLEINLSKELSDIIFNKSSSVLINKNYFFTLVQKFFKSDEYLSIKKSLTDYTFDDILMLQNVDTNKHSIVFDTNTYSYILEKYQNTTETFDLNKETDNNQNNFFDDTEKLNCIFIRPKKYISSNEEEIRKEINNTHTIQNRKKFKKIIYIKRDKIKNNKHEFVECDKYTSIKNDITIRNAVQEKTLDFYSTNSIVLHDKNSQTYKAVFKNLGIQYNIEFLNKRKEDILKSINLEKFLHKVFPMIEKSIIENIIILQKEQEQNLQSSDILSFKNIKYLNKIFIYTDVKYTTDKVVLFTLYLSLINYLIFIIYINNYKNDNFIEGVNTDSYILIWSYNNYINPLYALISPYQISSAIVNENDYNLVIAGCSNGLLVIWKLPPNFNGISVLNSKINEKTVNIEPYLFSSIEHSHKREVTSLIFLNDKSLILNEKKISISNQKNCHLLVSISVDGSILIWDATNIEIAETKINMKKKDKELADELYGYKPIFKINSTRPNTEYSLGYTYFHFMELNANVSSFFAFSEEGEYIVGNLYGCMQKDKNYSIINKINDDYKSFKTLVCVKRNTLIKYLIITLTDTNFYLWKENEEHPIFISPKSNEIYSCCEFSQTKISVIFIGKINGHIEIWNLSEQKNHCIYSLTISSYSLTCVSIFQNIDSNIFNSYVHKTKEEKKNKDDNDDINYDDYDDIIDTNEYLMNMYKYSYNKIIIGDSSGCVFVYEIEDNLLNSSKEEMDEFLLWIENRIYLNKQKLKRQIELCKEKENMMNKEEKNTNERKEQLKNKLDEEYKNSYEKYKSYLLGNKI; encoded by the exons atgaaaaacaaaaatattttacataccGACAAAAaggataaatatattgaaccaaaagaaaatataaagaaaaaaaaagaagagataaaaaaaaatgagataacaaaaaaacatgaaataaataaaaaaaaattagatatAGAcactaaaaataaaacagatTCTGATTACAAAAATAAACGTGACAAAGAAGGAgttgaaaataaatatgtatcaaatgaaataaaatacaaaacaACTGATACcgataaaaaaaacaaccaattaaaaaattcaattttatttgatgtacatataacaaataaGGATGTAGAAACAAAAGGAGATACGAAAATAAGTCAAACAGATGTAAACTCTTTTATTAG AACATTTTTTCAAACTTTTCTATTTAGTGCAGTAAATTTAAAGATAGATAAAGATGTAAAACATATGTTGGAAATCAATCTATCCAAAGAGCTTAgtgatattatatttaataaatcttcatcagttttaataaataaaaattatttctttacCCTTGTACAAAAGTTTTTTAAATCCGATGAATATCtttctataaaaaaatcTCTCact gatTACACATTTGATGATATTTTAATGCTACAAAATGTTGATACAAATAAACATTCAATTGTTTTCGACACAAACACCTATTCCTACATATTAGAG AAGTATCAAAATACCACTGAAACATTTGATCTAAATAAAGAAACAGATAATAACCAAAACAACTTTTTTGATGACACAGAAAAACTTAActgtatttttataagaccaaaaaaatatatttcatcaaatgaagaagaaataagaaaagaaataaataatacccATACTATTCAAAACAggaaaaaattcaaaaaaattatatatatcaaaagagacaaaataaaaaataataaacatgaATTTGTAGAATGTGATAAATATACATcaattaaaaatgatataacg ataAGAAATGCGGTTCAGGAAAAAACTCTAGACTTTTATTCAACAAATTCCATTGTACTTCATGATAAGAATTCACAAACATATAAAGCCGTTTTCAAAAACTTAGGTATTCAATATAATAttgaatttttaaataaaagaaaagaagatATATTGAAATCAATTAATCTAGAAAAATTCCTTCATAAAGTTTTTCCTATGATTGAAAAATCCATAATAGAAAATATCATCATATTACAAAAAGAACAAGAACAGAATTTACAAAGTAGtgatattttatcttttaagaatattaaatatctaaataaaatatttatttatacagaTGTTAAGTATACTACAGACAAAGTTGTTTTATTCACTTTATATCTatctttaataaattatttgatattcatcatttatataaataattataaaaatgacaaCTTTATTGAAGGAGTTAATACAGATAGCTATATTCTAATATggtcatataataattatataaacccTTTATATGCTTTAATATCACCATAT CAAATCTCAAGTGCCATtgtaaatgaaaatgattaCAATTTAGTTATCGCAGGATGTAGCAATGGCCTG TTAGTAATTTGGAAGTTGCCACCAAATTTTAATGGAATATCTGTATTGAATTCCAAAAtta ATGAGAAAACTGTAAACATAGAACCTTATTTATTTAGTAGTATAGAACATTCACATAAAAGAGAAGTAACATccctaatttttttaaatgataaaagtttaatattaaatgagAAGAAAATATCTATTAGTAATCAAAAGAATTGTCATTTGTTAGTTTCTATATCTG tCGATGGATCAATATTAATATGGGACGCAACTAATATTGAAATAGCagaaacaaaaattaatatgaaaaaaaaggataaagaATTAGCTGATGAATTATATGGGTATAAGCCTATTTTCAAAATTAATAGTACAAGACCAAATACAG AGTATTCACTTggatatacatattttcattttatggAACTAAATGCCAATGTGTCTTCTTTTTTCGCTTTCTCT gAAGAAGGTGAATATATAGTTGGTAACTTATATGGATGTATGCAAAAAGATAAGAACTATTCTATTATCAATAAGATAAatgat gATTATAAAAGTTTTAAAACATTAGTATGTGTAAAAAGAAATACGctcattaaatatttaataataacattaacTGATACAAATTTTTACTTATGGAAAGAAAATGAGGAGCAcccaatatttatatcacccaa AAGCAATGAAATATACTCATGTTGTGAATTCAGCCAAACTAAAATCAGTGTTATATTCATAGGAAAAATTAATGGACATATAGAAATATGGAATTTATCAGAGCAAAAAAATCATTGTATATACTCATTAACAATTAGCAGCTACAGTTTAACATGTGTAAgcatttttcaaaatatagactcaaatatatttaattcttatgtacataaaacaaaagaggaaaagaaaaataaggatgataatgatgatataaattatgacGATTATGATGATATTATAGATACTAATGAATATTTAATGA ATATGTACAAATATtcttataacaaaataataattggaGATTCTAGTGGTTGTGTATTTGTTTACGAAATTGAAGACAATTTATTAAACTCG TCAAAGGAAGAAATGgatgaatttttattatggaTTGAAAATCGAATTTACCTGAACAAGCAAAAACTGAAAAGACAAATAGAATTATGCaaa gaaaaagaaaacatgATGAacaaggaagaaaaaaat ACAAACGAAAGAAAGGAACAACTGAAAAATAAACTTgatgaagaatataaaaactcatatgaaaaatataaaagttatTTATtaggaaataaaatataa
- a CDS encoding antigen UB05: MGSQIQPSRFLDSAILALFAMIISASFLYMFSEFFMMSHESKLFNNKLSMILSRLFPFKKTFEYNLTHILLLTICIIILSLKPDSVSSKYGLKDSRKPQGKDDAHKGDEDPNRLNRDKKK, translated from the exons ATGGGGTCACAAATTCAACCATCAAGATTTTTAGATA gtGCAATTTTAGCATTATTTGCCATGATAATATCGGCATCCTTCCTTTATATGTTTTCAGAATTTTTTATGATGTCACATGAATCCAAATTGTTTAACAATAAATTAAGTATGATCTTATCACGtttatttccttttaaa AAGACTTTCGAGTACAACTTAACCCACATATTACTTCTTACCATATGTATCATTATCCTTAGTCTTAa aCCTGATAGTGTAAGCAGCAAATATGGATTAAAGGACAGCAGAAAACCCCAAGGTAAAGATGACGCACATAAAGGTGATGAAGATCCAAATAGATTAAATCGTgacaagaaaaaataa
- a CDS encoding antigen UB05 has product MGSQIQPSRFLDSAILALFAMIISASFLYMFSEFFMMSHESKLFNNKLSMILSRLFPFKTFEYNLTHILLLTICIIILSLKPDSVSSKYGLKDSRKPQGKDDAHKGDEDPNRLNRDKKK; this is encoded by the exons ATGGGGTCACAAATTCAACCATCAAGATTTTTAGATA gtGCAATTTTAGCATTATTTGCCATGATAATATCGGCATCCTTCCTTTATATGTTTTCAGAATTTTTTATGATGTCACATGAATCCAAATTGTTTAACAATAAATTAAGTATGATCTTATCACGtttatttccttttaaa ACTTTCGAGTACAACTTAACCCACATATTACTTCTTACCATATGTATCATTATCCTTAGTCTTAa aCCTGATAGTGTAAGCAGCAAATATGGATTAAAGGACAGCAGAAAACCCCAAGGTAAAGATGACGCACATAAAGGTGATGAAGATCCAAATAGATTAAATCGTgacaagaaaaaataa
- a CDS encoding GDP dissociation inhibitor, putative has translation MDEKNNKLFECDILICGTSLLNTLLSVYFSIKNYNVINIDKNNYYGDYNGSLNFCQFQNEHNELENFYYEFLPFSNLTQIKKKELQDIVQNYMKINNNKFNIDINPKIIYNESNIVNLLVSLNAHTYISFLGIQYFYLTYKKFNEQQHHENSNSVNKDHTQNIQNEEKKITNDSSSTILSNNIINQNNNNDDLIFVKVPLNKSQVFLDNNLNLNEKRMIMNFIYKNIVYDKNYTFSNFSNYAFMKKGPNQSLAEDSQKVKGSLREIKERGTQQQNNNGNNNNDDNNDNKYDNDDNNDNKYDNNYNKYDNNNNNNININYNNINNNNINKNNFTIPPHDDENVNIINYLNTFNITDKISDYIIYGIGLFDLDLGYCKHVHNIPEYYLSGFSKETKYVLNKNEFLKRLHILVNSLNKFKLQNLFENAFIYPSYGLNDIIYALSRVACLNDSIYMINRKIKHITYSNYNYTKENECHKYDNVQIYNTSNVKINEVILDNGFIIKPKFVISTGSNINFKEMKKYVFKNECDQNNNIHIKTSRLVVLSTYSFLGQNGLAFYIHKQPKLKHQVKKNLNNSYCTIHILQLDYSSGSCPLGFYLTYFTYLEIETENELNKQKKKYNNENNYNNIQSSGNVSFNSVPEYNNNVHFFCNNNTYPNDDKPLNYLLLLDVLKLFIQKQQNDKYSNNDNCSFYDKNVFNEQLLKQIRHFFSTSEFNNMSQLSDINNKINTNKDHENDEIINKREDQYEYDKNEDEINNILKENKEGSVEENMEGNMEGNMEGNMEENMEENMEENKEGSVEENKEENKPNDEYFMKQFNQLLKNEGIIYIAYYEYEPTVYRKDTIQLINENLDIYNNIFENIEKENLNTQGNEIKKHNNHNDNQTISCKENNINNKKDEFNKTKNCSNHCEKKNILELKENQNIINLLFTNDVHNYPIYPLIEDISTFFYIISKFNQQVYNCKNQTIYDTLYDFKTIFNYQNV, from the coding sequence atggatgaaaaaaataacaaattattTGAGTGCGATATATTAATCTGTGGAACAAGTTTACTGAATACTTTATTGTctgtatatttttctattaaaaactataatgtaataaatattgataaaaataattattatggtGATTACAATGGTTCATTAAATTTCTGTCAGTTTCAAAATGAACATAATGAATtggaaaatttttattacgAATTTTTACCTTTTTCCAATTTGactcaaataaaaaaaaaagaattacaaGATATTGttcaaaattatatgaaaattaataacaataaatttaatatagatataaatcctaaaattatatataatgaaagtaATATTGTTAATCTTTTAGTGAGTTTAAATgctcatacatatattagtTTTTTAGGTATACAATACTTTTATTTAacctataaaaaatttaatgaaCAACAACATCACGAAAATTCCAATAGTGTAAATAAGGATCATacacaaaatatacaaaatgaagaaaagaaaataacaaATGATTCATCCTCTACCATACtcagtaataatataataaaccaaaacaataataatgatgatttaATTTTCGTAAAAGTACCTTTAAATAAATCTCAAGTGTTTTTAGATAACAACTTAAATttgaatgaaaaaagaatgattatgaactttatatataaaaatattgtctatgataaaaattatacattttcCAATTTTTCGAATTATGCTTTTATGAAAAAAGGCCCTAATCAATCCTTAGCCGAGGATAGTCAAAAAGTAAAAGGTTCCTTGagagaaataaaagaaagagGAACACaacaacaaaataataatggtaataataataatgatgataataatgataataaatatgataatgatgataataatgataataaatatgataataattataataaatatgataataataataataataatatcaatatcaattataataatatcaataataataatatcaataaaaataattttactaTACCTCCTCATGATGACGAAAATGttaacataataaattatttaaatacatttaatattaCAGACAAAATTTCcgactatattatatacggTATAGGTCTATTTGATCTTGACCTAGGATACTGTAAACATGTTCATAATATACctgaatattatttaagcGGTTTTTcaaaagaaacaaaatatgtcttaaataaaaatgaattctTAAAACGTCTACACATTTTAGTAAActcattaaataaatttaaactACAAAATCTATTCGAAAATGCATTTATATATCCATCTTATGGATTAAacgatattatatatgccCTATCTCGAGTAGCTTGTTTAAATGAttccatatatatgataaatagaaaaattaaacacATAACATACTCGAATTATAACTATACAAAAGAAAACGAATGCCACAAATATGATAATGTTcaaatttataatacatccaatgtaaaaataaatgaagttATATTAGATAACGGATTTATAATTAAACCTAAATTTGTTATATCAACTGGatcaaatataaattttaaagaaatgaaaaaatacgtttttaaaaatgaatgtgaccaaaataataatatacatataaaaacaagCAGATTAGTAGTCTTAAGTACTTATTCATTCCTTGGACAAAATGGCTTAgctttttatatacataaacaaccaaaattaaaacatcaagtaaaaaaaaatttaaataattcttattGTACCATTCACATTTTGCAGCTAGATTATAGTAGTGGGTCATGTCCCCTTGGGTTTTACTTAACCTATTTTACATATCTAGAGATAGAAACAGAAAATGAGctgaataaacaaaaaaaaaaatataataatgaaaataattataacaatattcAGAGTAGTGGTAACGTTTCTTTTAATTCTGTTccagaatataataataatgtacattttttttgtaataataatacatatccAAATGATGACAAAccattaaattatttattactaTTGGATGtcttaaaattatttattcaaaaacaacaaaatgataaatacagtaataatgacaattgttctttttatgacaaaaatgtttttaatgAACAACTGCTCAAACAAATTAGACATTTTTTTAGTACATcagaatttaataatatgagcCAGTTATCTGATAtcaacaataaaataaatacaaataaagaccacgaaaatgatgaaataataaataaaagagaaGACCAAtatgaatatgataaaaatgaagatgaaataaataatatattaaaagaaaataaggaAGGAAGTGTGGAAGAAAATATGGAAGGAAATATGGAAGGAAATATGGAAGGAAATATGGAAGAAAATATGGAAGAAAATATGGAAGAAAATAAGGAAGGAAGTGTGGAAGAAAAtaaggaagaaaataaaccaaatgatgaatattttatgaaaCAATTCAATCAGTTACTAAAAAATGAaggtattatttatatagcatattatgaatatgaaCCAACTGTATATAGAAAGGATACTATACAATTAATTAATGAAaatttagatatatataataacatatttgaaaatatagaaaaggaAAATCTAAATACCCAAGGAAATGagataaaaaaacataataatcataatgatAATCAAACTATCTCTTGTAAAGAAAAtaacattaataataaaaaagatgaatttaataaaaccAAGAATTGTTCAAACCattgtgaaaaaaaaaacattctTGAATTAAAggaaaatcaaaatattataaacctACTTTTTACAAATGATGTACACAATTATCCTATTTATCCATTAATTGAAGATATTTCCACTTTCTTTTACATAATTAGTAAATTTAATCAACAAGTATATAATTGTAAAAATCAAACTATATATGATACCTTATATGATTTTAAAACAATTTTTAACTATCAAAATGTATAG